The Phoenix dactylifera cultivar Barhee BC4 chromosome 17, palm_55x_up_171113_PBpolish2nd_filt_p, whole genome shotgun sequence genome contains a region encoding:
- the LOC103723540 gene encoding cytochrome c oxidase-assembly factor COX23, mitochondrial codes for MASSRSPSPPSSSSPPYPSAERFSDSPCFLQYTASLKCLEANQDKGKCRQQFDDYKECKKKEREARLERNRKKSFFS; via the exons ATGGCGTCGTCGCGCTCCCCCtcgcctccctcttcttcttctccaccgTATCCTAGTGCCGAGAGGTTCTCGGACTCCCCTTGCTTCCTCCAGTACACCGCTTCTCTCAAGT GCCTGGAAGCTAACCAGGACAAGGGCAAATGTCGACAAcaatttgatgattacaaagaatGCAAGAAGAAAGAG AGGGAGGCCAGGTTAGAAAGAAATCGGAAAAAATCTTTCTTCTCGTAG